Proteins encoded together in one Bradyrhizobium sp. PSBB068 window:
- a CDS encoding helix-turn-helix transcriptional regulator, which produces MAKQSKAARPLTHAQVWAALDRLAERAGLSPSGLAKQSGLDPTTFNKSKRVTGDGRERWPSTESLSKALAASNASMETFVQLLGDGPRGGQSVPLLGFAQAGAGGYFDDSGFPAGKGWDEVALPATSDEHAYALEIDGDSMKPAYREGDIIVVSPATAIRRGDRVVVRTTGGEVMVKELKRRTGKVLELASLNPEHPDRMLDAEEVAWIARVVWASQ; this is translated from the coding sequence ATGGCCAAACAGTCCAAAGCCGCCCGACCGCTGACCCACGCTCAGGTCTGGGCCGCGCTCGACCGGCTCGCCGAACGCGCCGGCCTGTCACCGTCCGGACTTGCCAAGCAGTCCGGCCTCGATCCCACCACGTTCAACAAGTCCAAGCGCGTGACCGGCGACGGCCGCGAGCGCTGGCCATCGACCGAATCGCTCTCCAAGGCGCTGGCCGCGAGCAACGCCAGCATGGAGACCTTCGTGCAGCTGCTCGGCGACGGCCCGCGCGGCGGCCAGTCGGTGCCGCTGCTCGGCTTCGCGCAGGCCGGCGCCGGCGGCTATTTCGACGACTCAGGTTTTCCCGCCGGCAAGGGCTGGGACGAGGTGGCGCTGCCGGCAACGTCAGACGAGCACGCCTATGCGCTCGAGATCGACGGCGACTCGATGAAGCCGGCCTATCGCGAAGGCGACATCATCGTGGTGTCGCCGGCAACCGCGATCCGCCGCGGCGACCGCGTCGTGGTGCGCACCACCGGCGGCGAGGTGATGGTGAAGGAGTTGAAGCGCCGCACCGGCAAGGTGCTGGAGCTCGCCTCGCTCAATCCGGAGCACCCCGACCGCATGCTCGATGCCGAGGAGGTCGCGTGGATCGCGCGGGTGGTGTGGGCGAGCCAGTAG